A single Lactuca sativa cultivar Salinas chromosome 8, Lsat_Salinas_v11, whole genome shotgun sequence DNA region contains:
- the LOC111910970 gene encoding uncharacterized mitochondrial protein AtMg00810-like produces MAFRYKISVDPTRESVNHKIYKGMIGSFMYLTASRQDIVFASGLYAQYQADPKVSHLITIKQILRYLKGSKALGLWYPAGNDFSLQAFTDADHAGCKLDRKSTLGGCQFLGGRLVNWSSRKQNCVSLSTTEAEYVVVAN; encoded by the coding sequence ATGGCCTTCAGATATAAGATTTCAGTCGATCCTACTAGAGAATCAGTTAACCATAAAATCTATAAAGGAATGATTGGTTCAtttatgtacctcaccgcaagtcGACAGGATATTGTCTTTGCATCAGGCTTATATGCTCAGTATCAAGCTGACCCTAAAGTATCTCACTTGATCACAATTAAGCAAATTCTTAGATATCTAAAGGGAAGTAAAGCGTTAGGCCTCTGGTACCCTGCGGGAAATGATTTCAGCCTTCAAGCGTTCACAGATGCGGATCATGCAGGATGCAAATTAGATCGAAAAAGTACTTTAGGTGGATGCCAATTCTTAGGAGGAAGACTAGTCAACTGGTCTTCAAGAAAGCAAAATTGTGTTTCATTGTCTACCACAGAGGCGGAATATGTGGTTGTAGCCAACTGA